One genomic region from Pelorhabdus rhamnosifermentans encodes:
- a CDS encoding M20 family metallopeptidase, translated as MEQQKKQLAFQFVEDHRQEMLSLWQELVNTESGSSEQAGIAMIAQKVKKVLADEGASIRLAEFEKAGNTLVGEIGVNRSKSGVIFMGHMDTVFSTGTVATRPFTIKDGKAYGPGVLDMKGGIVAFLYAIKALQAAGYNARPIKVILAGDEEVGHENSNVATCIVEEAKGYAAAFNCETGFADDGIVVGRKGSARFTLEVHGVAAHAGNDPENGRNAILEMAHKVIAIQGLNDNEQGTNINVGVIQGGTVPNAVPDYAKIIVDVRYTQPEILDKLAKQIHEIAAKVCVEGTTTVVTLKPGIQAMQTTEGVKQLFSLVEKTYAENGFGTPYPKKVGGGADSAYTVIAGVPTVCAMGVKGGRNHSPEEYAIVETLFERAKLLAACVLNLN; from the coding sequence GTGGAGCAGCAAAAAAAACAATTGGCTTTTCAATTTGTAGAGGATCATCGGCAAGAAATGCTGTCATTGTGGCAGGAACTTGTCAACACGGAAAGTGGCTCGAGTGAGCAAGCGGGAATAGCAATGATTGCCCAAAAGGTAAAAAAGGTGCTGGCTGATGAAGGGGCAAGCATTCGCCTTGCTGAATTCGAAAAAGCCGGTAATACGCTAGTAGGCGAAATTGGGGTAAATCGGTCTAAATCCGGTGTAATTTTTATGGGGCATATGGATACGGTTTTTTCGACAGGTACTGTTGCTACAAGGCCTTTTACAATAAAGGACGGCAAGGCCTATGGACCTGGCGTTCTTGATATGAAGGGAGGAATTGTTGCCTTTCTTTATGCCATTAAAGCACTTCAGGCGGCTGGCTATAACGCGCGACCCATTAAGGTCATTTTGGCCGGAGATGAAGAGGTGGGGCATGAGAATTCCAATGTGGCAACGTGTATTGTTGAAGAAGCGAAAGGATATGCGGCGGCATTTAATTGTGAAACAGGGTTTGCTGACGATGGGATTGTCGTCGGACGCAAAGGTTCAGCAAGGTTTACTTTGGAAGTCCATGGAGTGGCTGCTCATGCCGGGAATGATCCTGAAAATGGTCGGAATGCTATTTTAGAAATGGCACATAAAGTGATTGCCATTCAGGGGCTGAATGATAATGAACAGGGAACGAATATTAATGTCGGTGTGATTCAAGGCGGCACCGTGCCGAATGCTGTTCCGGATTATGCAAAAATTATTGTCGATGTGCGTTATACTCAGCCAGAGATATTGGATAAACTGGCAAAACAAATTCATGAAATTGCTGCGAAAGTTTGTGTGGAAGGTACAACGACTGTTGTTACTTTAAAACCGGGAATTCAAGCCATGCAAACAACAGAGGGAGTCAAACAATTATTTTCTCTAGTCGAAAAAACTTATGCGGAAAATGGTTTTGGCACTCCTTATCCGAAAAAGGTGGGCGGCGGTGCCGACTCTGCCTACACAGTCATAGCTGGCGTACCTACGGTTTGTGCCATGGGTGTTAAAGGTGGACGCAATCATAGTCCCGAGGAATATGCCATTGTAGAAACACTGTTTGAAAGAGCCAAGCTATTAGCGGCCTGTGTGCTGAATTTAAATTAA
- a CDS encoding L-cysteine desulfidase family protein has protein sequence MQKNISTELNPLWLEMVKAVKREVVPAVGCTEPVSLALASAIAAKRLGKSVERVEAKVSANMMKNGMGVIVPGTDTAGLLIAAAVGALGGDPEGQLEVLRNLTLKQVEEGKRMVAEKRVQIAVADVPNVLYSEARVIHGEEWVRVCIADNHTQVVRIEHNGELVYQAQPQEGEADENSACFLAEMGAQDVFEFATKAPLEMIGFIKEAARLNDALANEGMNGHYGLQIGATLKRQSEQGLLADCLMSRVLMRTTAASDARMGGASLPAMTNSGSGNQGIAATVPVIVVAEYVKADEEALIRALMLSHMMAIYIHGKLPKLSALCAVTTASMGAAAGMAWLLKKDFVTVSMAISSMIGDVAGMICDGASNSCAMKVSTAVGAACKAVFMALEGIRVTGHEGIVADNVDVSIANIGDLACKGMLQTDSQILQIMLNKA, from the coding sequence ATGCAAAAAAATATTTCGACAGAGTTGAATCCGTTATGGTTAGAAATGGTTAAAGCGGTAAAAAGAGAAGTTGTTCCGGCAGTAGGCTGTACCGAGCCGGTTTCATTGGCACTAGCTTCAGCTATTGCAGCTAAAAGATTGGGAAAATCGGTAGAGCGGGTCGAAGCTAAGGTTTCAGCGAATATGATGAAGAACGGGATGGGGGTTATTGTTCCAGGTACAGATACGGCGGGATTGTTGATTGCTGCTGCAGTCGGTGCGCTTGGTGGTGATCCGGAAGGTCAATTGGAAGTGTTGAGAAATCTGACATTAAAGCAGGTTGAAGAAGGAAAAAGGATGGTTGCAGAAAAGCGTGTTCAGATTGCCGTTGCCGATGTGCCTAATGTTCTTTATTCAGAAGCACGGGTTATCCATGGGGAAGAGTGGGTCAGGGTTTGCATTGCAGATAATCACACCCAGGTGGTTCGGATTGAGCATAATGGAGAACTGGTTTATCAAGCTCAGCCACAGGAAGGCGAAGCAGATGAGAATAGTGCTTGTTTCTTAGCAGAGATGGGAGCTCAAGATGTATTCGAATTTGCTACGAAGGCACCATTAGAAATGATTGGATTTATCAAGGAAGCAGCTAGGCTCAATGATGCTTTGGCAAATGAAGGGATGAACGGTCACTATGGGTTGCAAATTGGAGCGACGTTAAAACGACAAAGTGAGCAGGGGCTCTTAGCGGATTGTTTGATGAGTCGTGTGTTGATGCGCACGACAGCAGCATCTGATGCACGTATGGGTGGGGCGTCTCTTCCGGCTATGACCAATTCGGGATCGGGAAATCAAGGAATTGCAGCAACAGTGCCTGTAATCGTTGTGGCTGAATATGTGAAAGCCGATGAAGAAGCTTTGATTCGGGCGTTAATGTTATCCCATATGATGGCGATTTATATTCATGGGAAACTACCGAAACTGTCTGCTTTGTGTGCCGTAACTACGGCTTCTATGGGGGCGGCGGCAGGAATGGCTTGGTTGCTTAAGAAGGATTTTGTCACAGTGAGTATGGCTATTTCTAGTATGATTGGCGATGTAGCGGGCATGATCTGCGATGGTGCATCTAACTCGTGTGCGATGAAAGTGTCTACGGCAGTAGGCGCGGCATGCAAAGCGGTCTTTATGGCACTGGAAGGCATAAGGGTTACTGGTCATGAGGGAATCGTTGCCGATAATGTGGATGTTTCGATTGCGAATATAGGCGACTTGGCCTGTAAAGGAATGTTACAAACGGACAGTCAAATTTTACAAATTATGTTGAATAAGGCGTAG
- a CDS encoding amino acid permease, which produces MNLSTWQETVTSDFSPRSLAERSGMTEEEWRKAIRFDGTDWGWVIMSIGMAIGAGIVFLPVQVGLMGLWVFLLSAVIGYPAMYLFQRLFINTLAASPECKDYPSVISGYLGKNWGIFLGALYFIMLLIWVFVYSTAITNDSASFLQSFGVTQTLLSKNPFYGLTLICCLVALASRGEKLLFKISTGMVLTKLIVVAFLGLAMVGRWDLANVGSLPEIGKLGRDTVVMLPFTLTSILFIQSLSPMVISYRSHEKSIEVARYKAMRAMNIAFGILFVTVFFYAVSFTLSMGHEQAVQASRANISALAMAANGGGQQIVKIFSLILNIFAVMTAYFGVYLGFREACQGLTMNLLCRIMPENRINKTMVGYGIMIFTILLSWSAIVLNAPVLSFTSICSPIFGLVGCLIPAYLVYKVPFLYQYKGLALQIIIAAGILLCVSPFLAFS; this is translated from the coding sequence ATGAATTTATCAACTTGGCAAGAAACGGTTACTTCAGACTTTTCCCCACGTAGTTTGGCCGAGCGGTCAGGTATGACGGAAGAAGAATGGCGCAAGGCGATTCGTTTCGATGGAACGGATTGGGGTTGGGTTATTATGAGTATCGGCATGGCCATTGGTGCTGGGATTGTGTTTTTGCCCGTACAAGTCGGGCTCATGGGTTTATGGGTCTTTTTACTTTCGGCAGTCATTGGGTATCCGGCTATGTATTTGTTTCAGCGCCTATTTATTAATACGTTGGCAGCCTCTCCAGAATGTAAGGACTATCCTAGTGTAATTTCAGGTTATTTAGGAAAGAATTGGGGCATTTTCCTCGGGGCTTTGTATTTTATCATGCTATTAATCTGGGTATTTGTATATTCTACGGCAATTACCAATGATAGCGCTTCTTTTTTGCAATCATTTGGGGTAACCCAGACGCTGCTGTCAAAAAATCCATTTTATGGGTTGACGTTGATTTGTTGCTTGGTTGCACTAGCTTCTCGCGGTGAAAAATTATTGTTTAAAATTTCTACAGGCATGGTGCTGACGAAGTTAATTGTCGTTGCTTTTCTCGGATTGGCCATGGTAGGACGTTGGGATTTGGCAAATGTCGGTTCGTTGCCCGAGATTGGAAAGCTTGGGAGAGATACCGTCGTCATGCTTCCGTTTACCTTGACTTCTATTTTATTTATTCAAAGCTTAAGTCCCATGGTAATTTCCTACCGCTCTCATGAAAAATCAATTGAGGTAGCGCGTTACAAAGCGATGCGTGCGATGAATATTGCTTTTGGAATTCTATTTGTGACGGTATTTTTTTACGCCGTGTCTTTCACTTTATCTATGGGACATGAACAAGCTGTTCAGGCATCGCGTGCCAATATCTCTGCTTTGGCGATGGCAGCGAATGGTGGAGGACAGCAAATCGTGAAAATATTCAGCTTGATTCTCAATATTTTTGCAGTCATGACCGCCTACTTTGGCGTGTATCTAGGATTCCGCGAAGCTTGTCAGGGATTGACTATGAATCTCTTGTGCCGGATTATGCCGGAGAATCGAATTAATAAGACTATGGTAGGTTATGGTATTATGATTTTTACAATTTTGCTGTCTTGGAGCGCGATTGTGTTAAATGCGCCTGTATTAAGCTTTACATCTATCTGCAGTCCGATTTTTGGTTTGGTTGGATGTCTGATTCCGGCTTATTTAGTTTATAAGGTGCCTTTTTTATATCAATATAAGGGATTGGCCTTGCAAATTATTATTGCTGCGGGAATTTTGCTTTGTGTATCGCCATTTTTGGCATTTTCGTAA
- a CDS encoding RidA family protein: protein MNEVITTQKAPQAIGPYSQARMTGSYLFCSGQTPLDPQTGTLVTGGIKAQATQVMENIKQILIAAQLDFNDVVKTTVFITSMDNFSAVNEIYSRYFVDKLPARSCVAVAGLPKEALVEIELIACNNHN, encoded by the coding sequence ATGAACGAAGTAATCACAACTCAAAAGGCACCTCAAGCGATTGGTCCTTATTCACAGGCTAGAATGACAGGAAGTTATTTGTTTTGTTCGGGGCAAACTCCCCTTGATCCACAAACAGGTACACTTGTCACTGGGGGAATTAAAGCTCAGGCAACACAAGTGATGGAAAATATCAAGCAAATCTTAATTGCAGCGCAATTAGATTTTAATGATGTTGTTAAAACTACGGTCTTTATTACTAGCATGGATAATTTTTCTGCGGTAAATGAAATTTATAGTCGCTACTTTGTGGACAAGTTGCCTGCTCGTTCATGTGTCGCTGTAGCGGGTTTGCCCAAAGAAGCATTAGTAGAAATCGAATTAATTGCGTGTAATAACCATAATTAG
- a CDS encoding sigma 54-interacting transcriptional regulator, protein MSLLQRIQVTTQQIAEAISGVLDIEVTIVDDTLVRIAGTGYHYATIGEKIIGQSMYQKVINNKREYIMTDVNTDHECVNCAKKATCKELAGLCCPIIIGTKVIGVIGLIAFSSERQLELCSKNERLLTFVRNMAQLIAAKAIEQDSLSRVVLVKNQLETVVNFIAEGIIAIDQTAKIISLNSAAERILKVQAKDVIGFYINEVFPGTVMSDVLQDGNEFTEQKVNLWKDCKRYHYLMNAKPVIVDGVIQGAVASFWEVDDSQKVIDTPNNTRFSFDSIIGSSRMIQAAKAEANKITSTSVTVLISGESGTGKEVFAQAIHKASDRALRPFVAVNCAAIPESLIESELFGYEQGSFTGANKGGKAGKFLLADKGTLFLDEIGDMPFSLQSRLLRVLQEKVVEPLGGVRNIPVDVRIIAATNHDLKSLVQDGHFRKDLYYRLNVFPILLPPLRERGQDIVELAAFFLQKYGLEYHKEVRNLSDEVKVALQCYNWPGNIRELQNTIECAVIKATGDRIEIKDLPIGMVTSASNGEIQIGSFDSEKQVILDVMQVFGNSVQGKRQAAAQLGMGIATLYRKLRKYNI, encoded by the coding sequence GTGTCCCTGTTGCAACGAATTCAAGTAACAACTCAGCAAATTGCTGAGGCTATTTCAGGTGTTTTGGATATCGAAGTAACGATTGTAGATGATACATTGGTGCGAATTGCGGGGACGGGCTATCATTACGCAACGATAGGGGAAAAAATTATCGGGCAATCCATGTATCAAAAAGTTATTAACAATAAGCGAGAGTATATTATGACAGATGTTAATACGGATCATGAATGTGTTAACTGTGCTAAAAAAGCTACCTGCAAAGAATTAGCTGGATTGTGTTGTCCGATTATTATTGGTACAAAGGTAATTGGTGTTATTGGTTTAATTGCTTTTTCATCAGAACGGCAACTGGAACTTTGTAGTAAAAATGAACGCCTGTTAACATTCGTACGTAATATGGCTCAGCTTATTGCGGCAAAAGCGATTGAACAAGATAGTTTAAGTCGGGTAGTTCTTGTAAAAAATCAGTTAGAAACAGTTGTAAACTTTATTGCAGAAGGGATCATAGCAATTGATCAGACGGCTAAGATCATTAGTCTTAATTCTGCAGCTGAAAGAATACTTAAAGTGCAAGCAAAGGATGTTATTGGTTTTTATATTAATGAAGTTTTTCCTGGAACCGTCATGTCGGATGTATTACAGGATGGTAATGAGTTTACTGAACAAAAAGTTAATTTATGGAAGGATTGTAAACGCTATCATTATCTAATGAACGCTAAGCCCGTTATTGTTGATGGGGTTATACAAGGTGCTGTAGCTAGTTTTTGGGAAGTTGATGATAGTCAGAAAGTGATCGATACACCTAATAATACAAGGTTTTCTTTTGACAGTATTATAGGCAGCAGTCGAATGATTCAAGCGGCAAAAGCGGAGGCGAACAAAATTACCTCAACTTCTGTTACGGTTTTGATTAGTGGGGAAAGTGGTACTGGCAAGGAAGTTTTTGCTCAGGCTATTCATAAAGCTAGTGATCGTGCTTTGAGACCCTTTGTAGCTGTAAATTGTGCAGCAATTCCAGAAAGTTTAATTGAAAGTGAACTTTTTGGTTATGAACAGGGATCTTTTACGGGGGCTAATAAAGGGGGGAAGGCCGGGAAGTTTTTGCTTGCCGACAAAGGAACACTTTTTCTTGATGAAATTGGTGATATGCCTTTTTCACTACAATCAAGATTGTTGCGAGTACTTCAAGAAAAAGTTGTTGAACCTTTAGGAGGGGTTAGGAATATACCGGTAGATGTACGCATTATCGCGGCTACGAATCATGATTTAAAAAGCTTAGTACAAGATGGACATTTTCGTAAAGATTTATATTATAGACTCAATGTTTTTCCCATTTTACTGCCGCCCCTAAGGGAGCGAGGACAGGATATTGTGGAATTAGCGGCATTTTTTTTACAGAAGTATGGCTTAGAATATCATAAAGAAGTTAGAAATTTGTCTGATGAAGTTAAAGTTGCACTGCAATGCTATAACTGGCCAGGTAACATTAGAGAATTGCAGAATACGATTGAATGTGCAGTTATCAAGGCAACTGGAGATCGTATTGAGATAAAAGATTTACCGATCGGAATGGTAACGAGTGCATCAAACGGTGAAATACAAATAGGATCATTTGATTCGGAAAAACAAGTGATTCTGGATGTGATGCAAGTTTTTGGAAATAGTGTTCAGGGAAAAAGGCAGGCAGCGGCGCAGCTTGGCATGGGTATTGCGACGTTATATCGCAAGCTACGTAAATACAATATTTAA
- a CDS encoding gamma-glutamyltransferase family protein — MNYDAISYPYASRRSLVYGTNGMVATSQPLAAQAGLAMLKQGGNAVDAAIATAACLTVVEPSGNGMGSDAFAIVHMKGKMYGLNSSGPAPKSLTIEALKKAGYDKIPKFGIIPVTVPGAPAAWINLSRRFGRLPFAKLLEPAIDYAEHGFAVSPVISKLWNAAFYLYRVQNDPALKPWFDVFAPQGRPLEAGEIWRSPDHAASLRSIAETEGKSFYGGALAEKIAAFSKKYGGFLTVEDLANFKSEWVEPLKVNYRGYDIWELPPNGQGLVVLMALNILKGFDFTERDCMETYHRQIEAIKLAFADGLTHITDPKMMKMSVETLLSEAYAEERRKQIAKMAQIPQSGRPHNGGTVYLAAADGEGNMVSYIQSNFHGFGSGVVIPGTGISLQNRGFSFSVDPHHANCLAPGKRTYHTIIPGFITQNDQPVGPFGIMGGYIQPQAHVQVLMNALDFHLNPQAALDAPRWQWIEGNKVEVEYSFPEYLAEKLLRSGHQVMRGAIGATTFGRGQIIWRNSYGALTGATEPRTDGIVAVW, encoded by the coding sequence ATGAATTACGATGCGATTTCTTATCCTTATGCATCACGGCGTAGTTTGGTATACGGAACAAATGGCATGGTAGCTACTTCTCAGCCACTTGCAGCACAAGCCGGGCTAGCGATGTTAAAGCAAGGCGGTAATGCTGTTGATGCAGCGATCGCTACAGCAGCTTGTCTGACTGTTGTTGAGCCATCAGGAAACGGTATGGGCAGCGATGCTTTTGCTATTGTTCATATGAAAGGAAAAATGTATGGGTTAAATTCCAGTGGACCGGCACCCAAGTCGCTCACAATTGAGGCACTAAAAAAGGCTGGGTATGACAAGATTCCTAAGTTTGGTATCATTCCAGTAACTGTTCCAGGTGCACCTGCTGCCTGGATTAATTTATCGCGCCGTTTTGGACGGCTGCCTTTTGCGAAGTTACTAGAGCCTGCGATTGATTATGCGGAACATGGCTTTGCTGTTTCACCTGTCATTAGCAAGTTGTGGAATGCAGCATTTTACTTGTATAGAGTACAAAATGATCCAGCCTTGAAGCCGTGGTTTGATGTTTTTGCGCCGCAAGGAAGACCGCTAGAAGCAGGAGAAATTTGGCGTTCGCCTGATCATGCGGCTTCGCTTCGGTCGATTGCCGAGACAGAAGGAAAGTCGTTTTACGGAGGAGCGCTGGCTGAGAAAATTGCAGCTTTTTCCAAAAAGTATGGCGGTTTTCTTACGGTAGAAGATTTGGCAAACTTTAAGTCAGAATGGGTTGAGCCCTTAAAAGTCAATTATCGTGGTTATGACATTTGGGAACTTCCGCCGAATGGGCAGGGGTTGGTAGTTCTCATGGCGTTGAATATTCTGAAAGGGTTTGATTTTACTGAACGAGATTGTATGGAAACCTATCATCGTCAAATTGAGGCAATCAAGCTGGCCTTTGCAGACGGTTTAACGCATATTACCGATCCGAAAATGATGAAAATGAGTGTGGAAACGCTTTTATCGGAAGCTTATGCCGAGGAACGGCGCAAACAGATTGCGAAAATGGCTCAAATTCCGCAATCAGGTCGTCCCCATAATGGCGGGACCGTTTATTTAGCTGCTGCCGATGGCGAAGGAAATATGGTTTCATATATTCAAAGTAACTTTCATGGCTTTGGTTCAGGCGTGGTGATTCCTGGTACAGGAATTAGTTTGCAAAATCGTGGCTTTTCTTTTTCCGTCGATCCTCATCACGCAAATTGTTTGGCACCAGGGAAAAGGACTTATCATACGATTATTCCAGGCTTTATTACCCAAAATGATCAGCCTGTCGGACCTTTTGGCATTATGGGAGGCTATATTCAGCCGCAAGCCCATGTGCAGGTACTCATGAATGCCCTTGATTTTCATCTGAATCCTCAGGCGGCTCTGGATGCACCCCGGTGGCAATGGATTGAGGGCAATAAAGTGGAAGTAGAATATTCTTTTCCAGAATATTTAGCTGAAAAATTACTGCGTAGCGGTCATCAAGTCATGCGGGGCGCTATTGGGGCGACGACGTTTGGACGGGGACAAATTATTTGGCGTAATTCCTATGGCGCCTTGACGGGGGCTACAGAGCCCAGAACAGACGGGATTGTCGCTGTATGGTAA